The Borrelia duttonii Ly sequence AAATATTTGGAATATACTATATCTAACATGTCCAATTGGTACTACTTTTGAAGGAGACATTATTATCGACGGAATTAACAATAATAATCAAAGGATTGAATACAAAGTGTCACTTGGTAAGAAAAAATACGTGTATCTCAAAAGCAAATATAAAGTAAACGTCAAAAATCATCTATATCTTAATGTTGACGCTAAAATTAGAGATATTTACACCAGAATTGTAAATAATAATTATGGTGATATGGGAATTAGTTTTGAATATCAAGATTTTTTTGCTCCTGTTAACGAAATTAAGGGCGTACACTGCATTGATATCTCTGTTGCTCTAAAAGAAAACTTGAATACAAAAATTAACGAGATTAATGATAGTGAATTCACGAATAATGAAAATATTCAGGTTGAAGAAAATGAAATTCTTGATTTTGATTTTACTTCTGATAGATTGTTAATCAATATATCCTCGTGAAAAGGAGGCTAAATGACAAGTATACCTACTATACCCACAGTCTTCAATGACACTGAGGTTGAAAAAATAATACATGCTGAACTTGGATTCATAGATCAAATAATCAAAGAGGTCAAAACTCTTAATGATAATTTCCAAGATATCAATGCTACTACAAATCTAAATTCAAGATTCATAGCATTCTGGTTATCAGAAATATTGAAAATTATCTACTCAACAAACCAAACTCTTGAAACACTAGCAAAAAATATTGATAGTGTGCTTTTCGCTTTACGTCATATTGGGACCCATGAATCATTTATCAAGCTGTTTAAAGCTTTTCTTAATGTTGATATCGAACCTACTACTTTATCACCTGGCGTCATTAACATAAAGCTCAAAAGCGATATCAAAACTAATGTTATAGCATTCATTGTTGGTAGTAAGTCAAAAAAAGACCCAACACCTCATAAAAAAATTACATTCAAAACTAAAGAAAATGGACGTATTCTCAAAAAAGCATGGATTATAACTTTA is a genomic window containing:
- a CDS encoding DUF735 family protein — encoded protein: MTSIPTIPTVFNDTEVEKIIHAELGFIDQIIKEVKTLNDNFQDINATTNLNSRFIAFWLSEILKIIYSTNQTLETLAKNIDSVLFALRHIGTHESFIKLFKAFLNVDIEPTTLSPGVINIKLKSDIKTNVIAFIVGSKSKKDPTPHKKITFKTKENGRILKKAWIITLLPKGYENSIYAFIKKLIPIGRILKIQNYKNEYVKEFKG
- a CDS encoding DUF276 domain-containing protein (DUF276 is restricted to Borreliella and related spirochetes.), whose product is MSILFDSDVGVLKKNIEQIVNAKRQYLRDNYKILINDDPASIYNIIATSLAFKECELIDEVNKLFQSIKPDSEYWQAIEKHISVKSTTYEAIKNSLLSINGITHANIKSTAGTASIYVIVDEEFMNSDKTQIEDTNLKANIWNILYLTCPIGTTFEGDIIIDGINNNNQRIEYKVSLGKKKYVYLKSKYKVNVKNHLYLNVDAKIRDIYTRIVNNNYGDMGISFEYQDFFAPVNEIKGVHCIDISVALKENLNTKINEINDSEFTNNENIQVEENEILDFDFTSDRLLINISS